A single genomic interval of Aureliella helgolandensis harbors:
- a CDS encoding IS701 family transposase → MVPIFAGARWSIDQVGLAMFDLVVKLTDQQHCYLVGDDTLIHKTGLKIYGTGMHRDASQSSSGFTSFRWGHCWVVLCVLVPSRKDPTRKYAIPVLMRLYLNTKTNKKLRRKHRKKTDLMLEMIQLLTQHAGEKSLHFLGDSAYTGGRMLEQIPSGMHVTGRIGKDARLCEGPRPKKPGRGRPPRRGPVLPKPTEMLATKGLRRTTINLYSQSSFHVRITSVVCRLYLAPEREVKVVAVEHLRGGRGIEVFYSTDVNLSEEEILQRFSFRWPVETTFQEAKGHLGLGEPQNRVRAAVRRTTPSMFYLYGLIVLWHEHVRPEPGPFIRMWRGKRHASFADMLATLRRDSVEETRQSIFSAGRLPPAAQKLIKPLEVLLSLAA, encoded by the coding sequence GTGGTTCCTATCTTTGCCGGAGCGAGGTGGTCAATCGACCAAGTGGGACTGGCAATGTTCGATCTCGTCGTCAAGCTCACCGATCAGCAACATTGCTATCTTGTCGGCGACGATACCCTGATTCACAAGACAGGCTTGAAAATCTACGGCACAGGGATGCACCGGGATGCCAGCCAAAGTTCCAGTGGCTTCACGTCGTTTCGCTGGGGCCACTGCTGGGTCGTACTGTGTGTCTTAGTCCCTTCACGAAAAGATCCGACGCGAAAGTACGCGATCCCGGTTTTGATGAGGCTCTATCTGAACACCAAGACCAACAAAAAGCTACGTCGCAAGCATCGCAAGAAGACCGACTTAATGCTCGAGATGATCCAACTGTTGACCCAGCATGCGGGCGAGAAATCCCTGCATTTCCTGGGTGACTCAGCTTACACCGGTGGTCGCATGCTGGAGCAAATCCCCAGCGGCATGCACGTCACCGGTCGCATTGGCAAAGACGCCAGACTCTGTGAAGGTCCACGACCCAAGAAACCCGGGCGAGGCCGTCCACCACGACGTGGACCGGTGCTGCCCAAGCCGACCGAGATGTTAGCGACCAAGGGACTTCGTCGCACCACGATCAACCTGTACAGCCAATCGAGCTTTCATGTTCGGATCACGTCGGTGGTCTGCCGGTTGTACCTTGCCCCTGAACGAGAAGTCAAAGTGGTCGCGGTGGAGCACCTTCGCGGCGGGCGGGGAATCGAAGTTTTCTACAGCACCGATGTCAACTTGAGCGAAGAAGAAATTTTGCAGCGGTTCTCTTTTCGTTGGCCGGTCGAGACGACGTTCCAAGAAGCCAAGGGTCACCTCGGTCTGGGCGAACCGCAGAACCGAGTCCGCGCAGCGGTTCGCCGCACGACGCCATCAATGTTCTATCTGTATGGTCTGATTGTGTTGTGGCACGAACACGTCCGGCCAGAGCCTGGTCCATTCATACGAATGTGGCGTGGCAAACGCCATGCATCGTTCGCGGATATGCTCGCGACGCTGCGTCGCGATTCAGTAGAGGAAACACGACAATCTATTTTCTCAGCCGGGCGTTTACCGCCAGCGGCTCAGAAATTAATCAAGCCCCTGGAAGTTCTGCTGTCACTCGCAGCTTAA
- a CDS encoding IS1380 family transposase, whose protein sequence is MKTIKADLIRKRKRRIKNRLQNSAAHDRGHPMLKGDKIAYELAQKAGGTAYGGVAAIHRFAKKIGLPKRIDDALHLFKIHRPYHESDHVLNLAYNALCGGTCLEDIELRRNDESFLDSIGAERIPDPTTAGDFCRRFDPYHINRLQDAFDQVRLDIWQQQDNAFFDQATIEMDGTIVETTGQCKEGMDISYKGIWGYHPLVITLAETGEALRLVNRSGNRPSQEGAAEQADTAISLCRQAGFRRIVLRGDTAFTQTIHLDRWHRAGVKFTFGMKAYPGLVDIAENVQIDAWKQLPRSPKYAPNTPDRDRPENVKEQIVQLRGYPNKRLTSEWVTEVPYSPTDCKETYRLVILCKELEVTKQGRLFDDCLYFFYLTNEAGDVLSTNDVVYASNDRCDQENILAQLNQCRALHAPVDNLESNWAYMVMTALSWNLKAWIGLSVPINGRWREQHKQEGRAVIRMEFKQFVEQFVRLPAQIVRSGRQLVVRLLSWSESLHVFNRWVRFALE, encoded by the coding sequence GTGAAGACGATTAAAGCAGATTTGATTCGAAAACGCAAACGACGTATCAAGAACAGGTTACAGAATTCGGCTGCTCACGATCGCGGACACCCCATGCTCAAAGGGGACAAGATTGCGTATGAGCTGGCACAAAAAGCAGGCGGGACCGCCTACGGGGGCGTCGCCGCCATCCATCGATTCGCAAAGAAGATCGGACTGCCGAAACGGATCGACGATGCCTTGCACTTGTTCAAAATCCATCGCCCCTATCATGAATCCGATCATGTTTTGAATTTGGCTTATAACGCGCTCTGCGGAGGAACTTGCTTGGAGGACATTGAACTGCGCCGCAACGATGAGTCATTTCTCGATTCGATCGGAGCCGAAAGGATCCCCGATCCAACCACCGCAGGAGACTTCTGTCGCCGATTCGATCCCTATCATATTAATCGTTTGCAAGATGCCTTCGATCAAGTTCGCTTGGATATCTGGCAACAACAAGACAATGCGTTCTTCGATCAAGCGACCATCGAGATGGATGGCACGATCGTCGAAACAACCGGTCAGTGCAAAGAGGGAATGGACATCAGCTACAAAGGCATCTGGGGTTACCATCCGTTGGTGATAACGTTGGCCGAAACGGGCGAAGCTTTACGCCTGGTCAACCGTAGCGGCAATCGTCCCAGCCAAGAAGGCGCAGCCGAGCAAGCCGACACGGCGATCTCGCTTTGTCGCCAGGCAGGCTTTCGCCGAATCGTTCTGCGAGGCGACACCGCGTTCACTCAAACGATTCATCTGGACCGCTGGCACCGGGCAGGCGTGAAGTTCACCTTTGGCATGAAGGCCTACCCGGGACTCGTCGATATCGCGGAAAACGTGCAAATTGACGCTTGGAAGCAGTTGCCTCGCTCGCCCAAATACGCCCCGAATACACCTGACCGAGACCGTCCTGAGAACGTGAAAGAACAGATTGTCCAGCTGCGTGGCTACCCCAACAAGCGTCTGACTTCAGAGTGGGTCACCGAGGTTCCTTACAGCCCCACCGATTGCAAAGAGACCTACCGCTTAGTGATCCTTTGCAAAGAACTAGAAGTCACCAAGCAGGGTCGATTGTTCGACGACTGTCTGTACTTCTTCTACCTGACCAACGAAGCGGGCGATGTGCTCAGCACCAATGACGTTGTGTATGCCAGCAACGATCGCTGTGACCAAGAGAACATCTTGGCTCAGTTAAATCAGTGCCGGGCGCTCCACGCGCCGGTGGACAACCTGGAATCGAATTGGGCTTACATGGTGATGACGGCCCTGTCGTGGAACTTGAAAGCGTGGATCGGATTGAGCGTTCCGATAAACGGACGCTGGCGTGAGCAACACAAGCAAGAAGGTCGGGCTGTGATCCGCATGGAGTTCAAACAATTCGTAGAACAGTTCGTGCGACTTCCGGCACAGATCGTTCGCAGTGGACGGCAGTTGGTGGTCCGTCTGTTGTCATGGAGCGAATCTCTGCATGTGTTCAATCGCTGGGTTCGCTTCGCGCTTGAGTGA
- a CDS encoding integrase core domain-containing protein codes for MVDFVRKWTAATDVTSKQLLTWVGLWSSTFSNWSRSYGRTYEHNGWVPRDHWLNEEEKQAILKFHFDHPLEGYRRLTYMMIDANIVACSAGTVYRVLSSAGLLRRNSRKSKKGTGFQQPLVAHEHWHIDISYLNIAGTFYFMATVLDGFSRSVVHWDIREKMEEMGIEVVLQKAREKYPDARPRIISDNGPQFIAKDFKHFVRLCGMKHVRTSPYYPQSNGKIERYHRTIKSQCIRPLSPLNLEEAKRGVAKFVEDYNTVRLHSAVGYVTPQAMLEGRQQAILEERDRKVEEARMLRAQSRATKRQKATPGCSDAPLGISYANSNAAEDRALLGSNSSAASSPLTNIRGGHSPL; via the coding sequence GTGGTCGACTTCGTACGCAAATGGACGGCGGCCACGGATGTTACCAGCAAGCAACTGCTTACATGGGTCGGATTATGGTCATCGACTTTCTCTAACTGGAGTCGGAGCTACGGCCGGACGTACGAGCACAACGGCTGGGTACCGCGTGACCATTGGCTCAACGAAGAGGAGAAGCAGGCCATCCTCAAGTTCCATTTCGATCATCCACTGGAGGGCTATCGGCGGCTGACCTACATGATGATTGACGCAAACATCGTCGCGTGCAGTGCCGGGACGGTGTATCGCGTACTCAGCAGCGCGGGCCTATTGCGTAGAAATAGTCGTAAGTCAAAAAAGGGGACTGGCTTTCAGCAACCTCTTGTGGCTCACGAACATTGGCATATCGACATCTCTTACTTGAACATCGCAGGGACGTTTTACTTCATGGCGACCGTACTCGACGGCTTCAGTCGTAGTGTGGTGCACTGGGATATTCGTGAGAAGATGGAAGAGATGGGTATCGAGGTCGTGCTGCAAAAGGCACGAGAAAAATATCCCGATGCGCGACCACGAATCATCTCCGACAACGGGCCGCAATTCATTGCCAAAGACTTCAAACACTTCGTGCGATTGTGTGGCATGAAGCATGTGCGTACAAGCCCGTACTACCCGCAAAGCAATGGTAAAATCGAACGATATCATCGCACGATCAAGAGTCAGTGTATCCGGCCACTGAGCCCCTTGAACTTGGAAGAAGCTAAACGCGGAGTAGCCAAGTTTGTGGAAGATTACAACACCGTACGCCTACATAGTGCTGTAGGCTATGTAACTCCGCAAGCGATGCTCGAAGGACGGCAGCAAGCGATCCTTGAGGAGCGTGACCGAAAGGTCGAGGAAGCCCGCATGTTACGAGCACAATCGCGTGCAACCAAACGTCAGAAAGCGACGCCGGGATGTTCGGACGCTCCGCTAGGAATAAGCTATGCTAACAGCAATGCTGCGGAGGATAGAGCACTGCTGGGAAGCAACTCGAGCGCCGCATCATCGCCGTTGACAAACATCCGTGGAGGGCATTCACCGCTCTAG
- a CDS encoding PD-(D/E)XK nuclease family transposase yields the protein MAPFEFAHRFQMVDVVSGRELARAVEVHTVELCKYNLEEGTISQASKIQQWAFLLLFAQDYESAALRELLPGIEFEQAIETIETISAQIEDRAMYDQREKAQRDYEWAISGAREEGKLAGKIQLLQELLGDTLTTDSELQSKSIDTLTTQLAELQQRLRDRQA from the coding sequence GTGGCACCTTTTGAGTTTGCTCATCGCTTTCAGATGGTCGATGTCGTCAGCGGCCGCGAATTGGCTCGTGCGGTTGAAGTTCACACTGTCGAGCTTTGTAAATATAATTTGGAGGAAGGGACGATCTCGCAGGCATCGAAAATTCAGCAGTGGGCATTTCTGCTGCTTTTTGCTCAAGACTATGAGTCCGCAGCATTGCGAGAGCTATTGCCAGGCATTGAGTTCGAGCAAGCCATTGAGACGATAGAAACGATATCCGCCCAAATAGAGGACCGAGCCATGTACGATCAACGCGAAAAAGCCCAACGTGACTATGAATGGGCCATTTCAGGCGCACGCGAAGAAGGCAAGCTAGCAGGCAAGATCCAGTTGCTTCAGGAGTTGCTGGGAGATACCCTTACGACAGACAGTGAACTCCAATCCAAGAGTATCGATACACTTACGACTCAGCTAGCCGAACTACAACAGCGACTCCGTGACCGCCAAGCCTGA